One window from the genome of Carnobacteriaceae bacterium zg-84 encodes:
- the fba gene encoding class II fructose-1,6-bisphosphate aldolase, with product MSRLVSMTEMLNKAKEGKYAVGQFNINNLEWTQAVLTAAQEANSPIILGVSEGAGKYMGGAKVVSAMVNALLETMNITVPVALHLDHGSSVDVCKQYIDAGFSSVMFDHSHFPIDENIELTKEVVAYAHPRGASVEAEVGTVGGTEDGVTGGVKYADLEECKRMVSEANIDALAAALGSVHGTYAGEPVLGFDEMEAISNATGAPLVLHGGSGIPEYQIKKAIERGHAKINVNTELQQQWTAAVRAKLDADKDVYDPRKVIKPGFDAIVKVTKETMDIFGSTNKA from the coding sequence ATGAGTCGTTTAGTAAGTATGACAGAAATGTTAAACAAAGCTAAAGAAGGAAAATATGCTGTTGGTCAATTCAATATCAATAACTTAGAATGGACACAAGCAGTATTAACAGCAGCACAAGAAGCAAATTCACCAATTATTTTAGGTGTGTCTGAAGGTGCTGGTAAATATATGGGTGGTGCTAAAGTTGTATCAGCTATGGTAAATGCTTTGTTAGAAACAATGAATATTACAGTTCCAGTAGCATTACACTTAGATCATGGATCAAGTGTTGACGTATGTAAACAATATATTGATGCAGGTTTCAGCTCAGTAATGTTTGACCATTCTCATTTCCCAATTGATGAAAATATTGAATTAACAAAAGAAGTTGTTGCATACGCACATCCTAGAGGTGCGTCTGTTGAAGCAGAAGTGGGTACTGTTGGTGGTACTGAAGACGGCGTAACAGGCGGTGTTAAATATGCTGATTTAGAAGAATGCAAACGTATGGTATCTGAAGCAAATATTGATGCTTTAGCAGCAGCTTTAGGTTCTGTGCACGGTACGTATGCTGGTGAACCAGTTTTAGGTTTTGATGAAATGGAAGCAATCTCTAATGCAACTGGTGCTCCATTAGTATTACATGGTGGTTCAGGTATTCCAGAATATCAAATCAAAAAAGCGATTGAACGTGGACATGCTAAAATCAATGTTAACACAGAATTACAACAACAATGGACAGCAGCTGTTCGTGCAAAATTAGATGCAGATAAAGATGTATACGATCCACGTAAAGTTATCAAACCAGGTTTTGATGCTATCGTGAAAGTAACAAAAGAAACAATGGATATCTTTGGTTCAACAAACAAAGCATAA
- a CDS encoding Mini-ribonuclease 3 has translation MENFEHLNGLTLAYIGDAVYEVFIRDYLLTTGLTKPNHLHRAATRYVSAKAQAFLMMRMLSIEAFLTEKEIDIYKRGRNTKSHTSAKNTDIMTYRIATGFEAVMGYLHICKEEERLNTLLNWCVRTIGEEDEKATVK, from the coding sequence ATGGAAAATTTTGAACATTTGAATGGGCTGACGTTGGCATATATAGGAGATGCTGTCTATGAAGTATTTATTAGAGATTATTTATTAACTACAGGATTAACAAAGCCAAATCATTTACATAGAGCTGCAACGCGATATGTATCAGCTAAGGCACAAGCGTTTTTGATGATGCGCATGTTATCGATAGAGGCATTTTTAACAGAAAAAGAAATAGATATTTATAAGCGAGGACGAAATACGAAAAGTCATACGAGTGCTAAAAATACGGATATTATGACGTATCGTATTGCTACGGGTTTTGAGGCGGTCATGGGTTATTTACATATTTGTAAAGAAGAAGAGCGTTTAAATACCCTTTTAAATTGGTGTGTAAGAACAATAGGAGAAGAAGATGAAAAAGCAACCGTTAAATAG
- a CDS encoding MetQ/NlpA family ABC transporter substrate-binding protein, with product MSLKKLAISTLALFTLGACGTGTNSATQSSEKSEANSQPKVVKVGLYGEKNEDWDYLKKELKEKENIELELVKFTDYVTPNTALEEGSVDINAFQTVGYLETFNKEHKTHIVPIGWTLLQPLGIYSNKIKNVSELKENDTVIIPDGASNGGRALLLLQEAGLIKVDASKGVLPAISDITENKLNLNIKEVTAAQTIRSLDDAAVAIANGDVAIDAGKSPKQDAIFLEKVTEKSKPYYNFIAAHEKNKDDAVLKTIVKYYQTDAVAKVLEESTKGASIPIWNEAK from the coding sequence ATGTCATTGAAAAAATTAGCGATTAGTACATTAGCTCTTTTTACATTAGGAGCTTGTGGTACGGGAACAAATAGTGCAACACAATCTTCAGAAAAATCCGAAGCAAATTCTCAACCAAAAGTGGTTAAAGTTGGGTTATACGGCGAAAAAAATGAAGATTGGGATTATTTGAAAAAAGAATTGAAAGAAAAAGAAAATATTGAGTTGGAATTGGTGAAATTTACAGATTATGTGACACCAAATACAGCTTTGGAAGAAGGTAGTGTTGATATCAACGCTTTCCAAACCGTTGGTTATTTAGAAACATTTAATAAAGAACATAAAACACATATTGTACCGATCGGTTGGACACTATTACAACCACTTGGTATTTATTCAAATAAAATCAAAAATGTATCTGAATTAAAAGAAAATGATACGGTAATTATTCCAGATGGGGCTTCAAATGGAGGACGTGCATTGCTTTTACTTCAAGAAGCAGGTTTAATTAAAGTTGACGCATCAAAAGGTGTATTGCCAGCTATTTCAGATATTACTGAAAATAAATTGAATTTAAATATTAAAGAGGTAACGGCAGCACAAACGATTCGTTCATTAGATGATGCAGCGGTAGCTATTGCTAATGGAGATGTAGCGATTGATGCAGGCAAATCACCAAAACAAGATGCTATTTTCTTGGAAAAAGTAACGGAGAAATCAAAACCGTATTATAATTTTATTGCGGCACATGAGAAAAATAAAGATGATGCTGTGTTAAAAACTATTGTGAAATATTATCAAACAGATGCAGTCGCAAAAGTTTTAGAAGAATCTACAAAGGGTGCAAGTATTCCTATTTGGAATGAAGCAAAATAA
- the secG gene encoding preprotein translocase subunit SecG, with protein sequence MYSLLSVLLIILSIIIIIAVVMQPTKTNAANSLSGGAEELFVRRKARGFEAFMQRATFVLLSVFFIITFIMMYLTSKGL encoded by the coding sequence ATGTATAGTCTTTTATCAGTATTGTTAATTATTTTATCTATTATCATTATTATTGCCGTTGTGATGCAACCAACGAAAACGAATGCAGCAAATTCGTTATCAGGGGGAGCAGAGGAATTATTCGTTCGTCGTAAAGCACGTGGTTTTGAAGCATTTATGCAACGTGCAACATTTGTATTATTATCTGTATTCTTTATCATTACATTCATTATGATGTATTTAACATCAAAAGGTTTATAA
- a CDS encoding hydroxymethylglutaryl-CoA reductase, degradative, with the protein MTQFKQFYKKTQRQRQEILASLPTLTEQDKQLLFQNNSLSSDIANTITENNIGLYAIPLGVAPDIVIDGKTYLAPMATEEPSVIAAASFGAQIIKKAGGFHILKNDRYMIGEIALCQLDDIEHAKMNIEAQKDTLLSLANQSYPSIVKRGGGAKNLFIDIKTSQDKTHTFLIIYLMVDTKEAMGANILNTMLEAIKPTIETLANQSAIMSILSNYANHSLTSISCQIPVSLLTTLNTNLTGEQVRDKIIQAYQLATADIYRATTHNKGIMNGISAVVLATGNDTRAIEAGAHAFATHTGTYQPLTVWEKADNGDLKGTITIPLPIGYVGGSINIHPSAVLSQHISQTTNAKELATLIASVGLAQNLAALRALVSEGIQHGHMALQLKSLALSVGATQDEIPLLVEKLKQEKVVNQEIAKKLLQTLK; encoded by the coding sequence ATGACCCAATTTAAACAATTTTATAAAAAAACACAACGTCAAAGACAAGAAATCCTTGCTTCTTTACCCACACTAACCGAACAAGATAAACAACTTTTATTTCAAAACAACAGTTTATCCAGTGATATAGCAAATACCATTACAGAAAATAATATTGGTCTTTACGCCATTCCTCTAGGCGTTGCCCCCGATATAGTCATTGATGGAAAAACATATTTAGCGCCTATGGCAACAGAAGAACCCTCCGTCATTGCTGCGGCTAGTTTTGGTGCACAAATCATCAAAAAAGCTGGTGGGTTTCACATTCTAAAAAATGACCGCTATATGATTGGCGAAATCGCCCTTTGTCAACTCGATGATATAGAGCACGCTAAAATGAATATTGAAGCACAAAAAGACACACTTTTGTCACTAGCCAATCAATCGTATCCATCCATTGTTAAACGAGGCGGGGGTGCAAAAAATCTCTTTATAGACATCAAAACAAGTCAAGACAAGACGCATACTTTTTTAATCATTTACTTAATGGTCGATACCAAAGAAGCGATGGGAGCGAACATATTAAACACAATGCTAGAAGCGATAAAGCCAACCATTGAAACACTGGCGAACCAATCTGCAATTATGTCTATTTTATCAAATTATGCCAACCATTCTTTAACGAGTATCTCTTGCCAAATACCCGTATCTCTTTTAACTACTTTAAACACAAATCTAACAGGTGAACAAGTTCGTGATAAAATCATTCAAGCCTATCAGTTAGCAACAGCAGATATTTATCGTGCAACGACGCATAACAAAGGCATTATGAATGGCATTTCTGCGGTAGTGCTAGCAACGGGAAACGATACACGTGCCATTGAAGCAGGTGCACACGCCTTTGCAACACATACCGGAACTTATCAGCCTTTAACCGTTTGGGAAAAAGCAGATAATGGTGACTTAAAAGGAACGATTACCATTCCTTTGCCAATCGGATATGTTGGTGGCTCGATTAACATTCATCCGAGCGCTGTGCTATCTCAACACATTTCTCAAACCACAAACGCAAAAGAATTAGCAACTTTAATCGCAAGCGTCGGTTTAGCACAAAACTTAGCCGCTTTACGAGCTCTCGTTAGTGAAGGTATTCAACACGGACACATGGCATTACAGCTAAAATCGCTAGCCTTATCCGTTGGGGCGACACAAGACGAAATCCCTCTTTTAGTTGAAAAACTAAAACAAGAAAAAGTCGTCAATCAAGAAATCGCTAAAAAACTTTTACAAACATTAAAATAA
- a CDS encoding MetQ/NlpA family ABC transporter substrate-binding protein, with product MKLKNIFVAGLALITLAACGSATPTKEGSKTTEAPKKVVVGVNGTKHEQWDYLQKELKEKENIELEIKEFEDYVTPNTAVEDGSVDLNAFQTIIYLEKFNKEKGTHVKPIAYTVIAPMGVYSKKLSALSELKDGDKVAIPNDTSNNSRALRLLHAAGVIKLDDVKNTLVTKDNIVENPKNIDIIELPAGQTYRALDEVAISVINSGYAVEAGLDPKTEAKFLEEVTDSSQPYYNVIAVKEGRENEEIFKTIIKYYQTKETAKIIEESTKGASIPVWEKATLK from the coding sequence ATGAAATTAAAAAATATTTTTGTAGCAGGTTTAGCATTGATTACATTAGCAGCATGTGGGTCAGCAACGCCAACGAAAGAAGGTTCAAAAACAACAGAAGCGCCTAAAAAGGTTGTTGTTGGTGTAAATGGTACAAAGCATGAACAATGGGATTATTTACAAAAAGAATTAAAAGAGAAAGAAAATATTGAATTAGAAATTAAAGAGTTTGAAGACTATGTGACACCAAATACAGCTGTTGAAGATGGTAGTGTAGATTTAAATGCATTCCAAACGATTATTTATTTAGAAAAATTCAATAAAGAAAAAGGAACGCATGTGAAACCAATTGCGTACACAGTGATTGCACCAATGGGTGTATATTCTAAAAAATTATCTGCATTATCAGAATTAAAAGACGGAGATAAAGTCGCTATTCCAAATGATACATCAAATAATTCTCGTGCTTTACGTTTATTACACGCAGCTGGTGTAATTAAATTAGATGATGTGAAAAATACATTGGTGACAAAAGATAATATTGTTGAAAATCCTAAAAATATTGATATTATAGAATTACCAGCAGGTCAAACATATCGTGCTTTAGATGAAGTGGCAATTTCTGTTATCAATTCAGGCTATGCGGTTGAAGCAGGTTTAGATCCAAAAACAGAAGCAAAATTTTTAGAAGAAGTAACAGATTCTTCTCAACCATACTACAATGTTATTGCTGTTAAAGAAGGTCGTGAAAATGAAGAGATTTTCAAAACGATTATTAAATACTATCAAACAAAAGAAACAGCTAAAATCATTGAAGAATCTACAAAAGGTGCAAGTATTCCAGTTTGGGAAAAAGCAACATTAAAATAA
- a CDS encoding ABC transporter permease, which translates to MDLRPVFPNIDERVFQEIIKSTSETILMTLISGGIAFVLGIALGVSLVVTRRQGILENKTLYYLLDKLVNVFRSIPFLILSMLIIPFTRLLVGTSIGIAGAIVPLTVATIPFFARQVELALLEVDYGVIEASVAMGCTPVDIIFRVYLKEGLPSLIRASSLTIISLIGLTTMAGAFGAGGLGNLAISRGYNRFQGDVMIVATLIILIIVFISQAIGSFLERRATK; encoded by the coding sequence ATGGATTTAAGACCAGTATTTCCAAATATTGATGAGCGTGTGTTTCAGGAGATTATTAAAAGTACGAGTGAAACGATTTTAATGACGTTAATTTCAGGAGGTATTGCTTTTGTTTTAGGGATTGCGTTGGGTGTTTCTCTTGTTGTGACAAGACGTCAAGGTATTTTAGAAAATAAAACTTTGTATTATCTTTTGGATAAATTAGTCAATGTATTTCGTTCGATTCCGTTTTTAATTTTATCCATGTTAATTATTCCATTTACACGATTATTGGTTGGTACAAGTATCGGTATTGCGGGTGCGATTGTTCCATTAACAGTAGCAACCATTCCGTTTTTTGCACGACAAGTTGAGTTGGCTTTATTAGAAGTTGATTATGGTGTGATTGAGGCGTCTGTTGCCATGGGATGTACACCTGTTGATATTATTTTTAGAGTTTATTTAAAAGAAGGTCTACCTAGTTTAATTCGAGCTTCTTCATTAACGATTATTAGTTTAATCGGATTAACAACGATGGCAGGTGCTTTTGGAGCGGGTGGTTTAGGAAACCTAGCAATTTCAAGAGGATACAATCGTTTCCAAGGAGATGTGATGATTGTTGCCACACTCATTATTTTAATCATTGTATTTATTAGTCAAGCAATTGGATCGTTTTTAGAAAGACGAGCAACAAAATAA
- a CDS encoding amidohydrolase, producing the protein MTLQQRVEALEPYLIELRRHFHQYPEPSLKEYETSKFIQEVLDKHNIPYETVDETGVLAIVKGEKGNGKTILLRADIDALEIEEKTGAVYASKREGLSHACGHDAHTTMGLGTAIVLNELKQTFSGTVKIAFQPAEEIGAGAKQFIKHGKVADVEEAFAIHVNSGLPVGQLNVRGGAVNASCDIFKIRITGRSSHVGLPQLGRDALVTGSEVVVALQTIVAREVAPTDNAVVGIGKFHSGSRYNIVANEAILEGTIRAFSHETRAHLQEAVTRIVKGIATTHRCDVEIDWYDAAAPVINDEQMAQCAAEVGQRVEGIERVVVDYGKSMGADDFADYLVHVPGVYALLGSQSDERTAYGHHHEKFDIDERVLRLGVLYEVSYLLDRLS; encoded by the coding sequence ATGACATTACAGCAACGTGTAGAGGCGTTAGAACCGTATTTAATTGAGTTAAGACGACATTTTCATCAGTACCCAGAACCAAGTTTGAAAGAATATGAAACGAGTAAATTTATTCAAGAGGTATTAGATAAGCATAATATTCCTTATGAAACAGTCGATGAAACAGGTGTTTTGGCGATTGTGAAAGGGGAAAAAGGAAATGGAAAAACGATTTTATTACGTGCAGATATTGATGCTTTAGAAATTGAAGAAAAAACGGGTGCGGTGTATGCTTCCAAGCGTGAGGGATTAAGCCATGCTTGTGGGCATGATGCGCATACGACAATGGGACTAGGAACAGCCATTGTGTTGAATGAGTTAAAACAGACTTTTTCAGGAACTGTTAAAATTGCCTTTCAACCTGCTGAAGAAATTGGAGCGGGTGCGAAACAATTTATCAAACATGGGAAAGTTGCTGATGTTGAGGAGGCCTTTGCAATCCATGTCAACTCTGGATTACCTGTGGGACAATTAAATGTTCGAGGCGGTGCTGTTAATGCTTCGTGTGATATTTTTAAAATTCGTATTACGGGGCGTAGTTCACATGTTGGGTTACCACAGCTAGGCCGAGATGCTCTTGTAACAGGAAGTGAAGTGGTTGTGGCATTACAAACAATTGTGGCACGTGAGGTAGCTCCAACAGATAATGCTGTTGTTGGTATTGGTAAATTCCATTCAGGTTCAAGATATAATATTGTTGCAAATGAGGCAATATTAGAGGGAACTATTCGTGCTTTTAGTCATGAAACAAGAGCTCACTTACAAGAAGCGGTGACACGTATTGTTAAAGGGATTGCAACAACACATCGTTGTGATGTGGAAATTGATTGGTATGATGCGGCAGCACCTGTTATCAATGATGAGCAAATGGCGCAATGTGCAGCAGAAGTTGGTCAACGTGTTGAGGGTATCGAACGTGTAGTAGTTGATTATGGAAAAAGTATGGGTGCCGATGATTTTGCGGACTATTTGGTACATGTACCGGGAGTATATGCGTTACTAGGTTCTCAAAGTGATGAACGTACGGCATACGGACATCATCATGAAAAATTTGATATTGATGAGCGTGTGTTACGTTTAGGCGTGTTGTATGAAGTTTCGTATTTATTAGATAGATTATCATAG
- a CDS encoding prepilin peptidase, which produces MLFIIGTIFASFTQAIAHRYAQQTQTSHRSMCHHCHQQLYWYHLIPILSYILTTGKCTFCKKRIPFYYPCMECLGGLLALFLPHCNTSYTLILIAFFIFAQIDLEYQIVPNTWQGLYFIVTLLYCAIPHHRFYISVLMLFLYGTIDKHLPNKIGGADVKLLLITYLNIGMLSTMYILLYASIFALLYMCIKHRFKQSIAFVPFLCLGACLHSYLLFIHNLYPLIH; this is translated from the coding sequence ATGTTATTTATTATTGGTACTATTTTTGCATCTTTTACACAAGCCATCGCTCATCGCTACGCTCAACAAACACAAACATCTCACCGATCTATGTGTCACCATTGTCATCAACAACTTTATTGGTATCACCTTATCCCCATTTTATCGTACATCCTCACAACTGGAAAATGTACCTTTTGCAAAAAACGTATTCCGTTCTACTATCCATGTATGGAATGTTTAGGCGGATTACTGGCGCTCTTTTTACCACATTGTAACACATCTTACACACTCATTCTTATCGCCTTTTTTATTTTTGCACAAATTGATTTAGAATATCAAATCGTACCAAACACATGGCAAGGCCTCTATTTTATTGTAACTCTATTATATTGTGCCATTCCACATCATCGCTTTTATATCAGTGTATTGATGCTCTTTTTATATGGCACCATTGATAAACATCTCCCAAATAAAATAGGTGGTGCAGATGTCAAACTATTGCTCATAACATATTTAAACATCGGCATGCTTTCAACCATGTATATCCTATTATACGCCAGTATTTTCGCACTTTTGTATATGTGTATTAAACATCGTTTCAAACAATCTATCGCTTTTGTTCCCTTTTTATGTTTAGGTGCATGTTTACACAGTTATCTTTTATTTATCCACAATTTATATCCACTTATCCACTGA
- the rlmB gene encoding 23S rRNA (guanosine(2251)-2'-O)-methyltransferase RlmB: MPDLDDFVMGRIPIIELLKGNRDVNRLFIQETLSGDKISDIISLAKQKGIQIQTVPKTKLDTISQGGVHQGVIAAVAAYDYATLEDLFKKAEDKQEDPFFLILDGIEDPHNLGSIMRTADAVGVHGIIIPKRRAVGLTSTVAKTSTGAIEHVPVVRVTNLHQTIEHLKQRGVWIFATDMSGQSYTSWQVKGALALVIGNEGKGVSRLVKESADALLTIPMVGHVQSLNASVATGILLYEVFRGRRLS; the protein is encoded by the coding sequence ATGCCGGATTTAGACGATTTTGTTATGGGTCGCATACCAATTATTGAGTTGTTAAAAGGAAATCGTGATGTGAATCGTTTGTTTATTCAAGAAACATTGTCTGGCGATAAAATTTCTGACATAATATCTTTAGCAAAACAAAAAGGGATACAGATACAAACGGTGCCTAAAACGAAATTAGATACTATATCTCAAGGTGGTGTGCATCAAGGCGTTATCGCAGCCGTTGCAGCGTATGATTATGCCACATTAGAGGATTTGTTTAAGAAAGCAGAAGACAAACAAGAAGATCCTTTTTTTCTTATTTTAGATGGCATAGAAGATCCGCATAATTTAGGGTCGATTATGAGAACAGCAGATGCGGTAGGTGTTCATGGCATTATTATTCCAAAACGTCGAGCAGTCGGTTTAACATCTACAGTGGCGAAAACATCTACGGGTGCTATTGAGCATGTACCAGTTGTGCGTGTAACGAATTTACATCAAACGATTGAGCATCTGAAACAACGTGGGGTTTGGATTTTTGCAACAGATATGAGCGGCCAGTCTTATACGTCGTGGCAAGTAAAAGGTGCGTTAGCGTTGGTTATTGGAAATGAGGGAAAAGGTGTGTCACGCTTAGTGAAAGAAAGTGCAGATGCATTATTAACTATTCCAATGGTAGGGCATGTTCAAAGTTTAAATGCGAGTGTGGCTACGGGTATTTTATTGTATGAAGTATTTAGAGGTAGACGTTTATCATAA